In one Bactrocera tryoni isolate S06 chromosome 5, CSIRO_BtryS06_freeze2, whole genome shotgun sequence genomic region, the following are encoded:
- the LOC120777904 gene encoding myrosinase 1-like, translating into MEKLKLHLITFLCCFALSVCLPTRPPVEPKGRQFPHDFIWGIGTSAYQIEGGWNASGKGESIWDHLTHTYPEKITDQSNGDVSSDSYHQWRRDVQMVRDLNVHVYRFSISWPRIMPGGYMNNVSSEGIRYYSDLINELLHYNITPMVTIYHWDLPQRLQELGGWTNPEIIPVFKDYARLLFEMYGDRVKIWTTINEPWHICEYGYGVDYMAPSINYPGIPNYLCGHNLLKTHAEVVHMYRDQYQELQKGKIGMTMDTSYMQPKTDSDDDREASERALQFYIGWFAHPIFSKSGNYPQIMIDRIRNLSKEQGFTRSRLPEFTQEEINRIRGTADFFGLNSYTTKRVTKNDHNNTVNFPTPSFSHDMGVVEDQDPTWDSSGSSWLKVVPKGMYNLLMWIMREYDNPPIIVTENGVSDKGGLEDYKRVDYLNAYLSAILDAIEDGANVQGYTYWSLMDSYEWKVGYTEKFGLYHVDFNHPNRTRTPKIAAKVYAQICKTNTIDWSYRPTLDEYQINAMAQLAEVEAVGNSTSSASTIYNTLTGRSWHSITLLLLIANYLLRI; encoded by the exons aCGCCCACCAGTGGAACCAAAAGGCCGACAATTTCCTCACGACTTCATTTGGGGCATCGGTACGTCAGCATATCAAATTGAGGGTGGTTGGAATGCATCTGGCAAAGGAGAATCAATTTGGGATCATCTAACACACACTTACCCGGAAAAAATTACTGATCAGTCAaatggggatgtttcatcggaCAGTTATCATCAg TGGCGTCGCGATGTCCAAATGGTGCGTGACCTAAATGTACACGTGTACCGATTTTCGATCTCATGGCCCCGCATAATGCCGGGCGGCTATATGAATAATGTCAGCAGTGAAGGTATTCGCTACTACAGTGATCTGATTAACGAGCTTCTGCACTATAATATTACACCAATGGTCACAATCTATCACTGGGATCTACCACAACGTTTACAAGAATTGGGTGGCTGGACCAATCCCGAAATTATACCAGTATTTAAAGATTATGCGCGTCTATTGTTCGAGATGTATGGCGATCGTGTAAAGATCTGGACAACGATCAATGAACCTTGGCATATATGTGAATATGGTTATGGTGTTGATTATATGGCGCCCTCCATTAATTATCCTGGAATTCCGAACTATTTGTGCGGACACAATTTACTAAAGACACATGCTGAAGTGGTGCATATGTATCGTGACCAATATCAGGAACTACAGAAGGGTAAAATCGGCATGACTATGGACACATCGTATATGCAACCGAAAACGGATTCGGACGATGATCGCGAAGCATCTGAGCGTGCTTTGCAATTCTATATAGGCTGGTTTGCACATCCGATATTCTCAAAAAGTGGCAACTATCCGCAAATCATGATTGATCGTATACGCAATTTGAGCAAAGAACAAGGTTTCACGCGTTCACGTTTGCCGGAATTCACACAGGAAGAAATAAATCGCATACGCGGAACTGCAGATTTCTTTGGCCTTAATTCATACACCACTAAACGAGTGACGAAGAACGATCATAACAATACTGTTAATTTTCCCACCCCATCATTCAGTCACGATATGGGCGTCGTCGAGGATCAAGATCCCACCTGGGACAGTTCGGGTTCGTCGTGGTTAAAG gTCGTTCCCAAAGGCATGTACAATTTACTTATGTGGATCATGCGAGAATATGACAATCCGCCTATAATTGTGACTGAAAATGGCGTAAGCGACAAAGGTGGCCTTGAGGATTACAAACGCGTTGATTATCTCAACGCCTATCTCTCCG CCATTTTGGATGCAATTGAAGATGGTGCAAATGTACAGGGGTACACTTATTGGAGTTTGATGGATAGTTACGAGTGGAAAGTTGGCTATAC agaaaaattcGGGCTCTACCACGTCGACTTCAATCATCCGAATCGCACGCGTACGCCTAAGATCGCCGCCAAGGTCTACGCGCAGATATGCAAGACGAACACGATTGACTGGAGCTATCGGCCAACATTGGATGAATACCAAATTAATGCGATGGCACAGTTAGCCGAAGTTGAGGCCGTTGGCAATTCTACATCGAGTGCGAGTACTATATACAACACATTAACCGGTCGAAGTTGGCATAGCATAACATTACTTTTGTtaattgcaaattacttacTACGAATCTAA